In one Fodinicola acaciae genomic region, the following are encoded:
- a CDS encoding proton-conducting transporter membrane subunit — translation MSLAGAALGIALAAGVVASVAGIVCPAGLRTKLVGFATAVCGLAAVVAGIAAVTGHGFSLSLPGLLPLAGVRLGLDPLGGLFVAVTGGVAVAAAVYGISYAGHGVDGRPVQAVFPLFVASMLVVPAAANVSTLLVCWELMALTSLLLVLAEHRLRPSVARAGLWYAVMTQLGLVAILAGLMVLVGRAGDDSYAALRVAGRQLPPTLAAIVFVATLAGFGSKAGIVPLHAWLPRAHPEAPSHVSALMSAAMVNLGVYGIVRVGVDLLGGGPAWWWLVVLVLGAVSAVYGILQAAVSTDVKRLLGYSTTENLGLVLVGVGAAGLFAATGHRELAGLAMAAALLHVVNHAAFKTLLFLAAGSVVRAAGTRDLDALGGLRTGMPVTTAAFGLGALAASALPPGTAFVSEWLLLQALIHGLPSSGVATAIMLPVAVAAVALTAGLAVATFVKAFGVGFLAKPRSPAAAAASESPPSMLAGMALAGIGCVVLALAPGLVLPALGPVAAPAAGGLLTLRLAAVAGSLSPFLLAIALLAGALAVVGAVRSLTGWRAQRHRRVAARLWDCGGGPLSARMEYTATSFAEPLQRVFDNVLRPEVDVDVTHHLESAYLVRAVEFRRRVPDRIEHRLYEPVIAAVRAWGRAGRRLATGSVHRYLGYGFYAVTGLLIVLAVTR, via the coding sequence ATGAGCCTGGCCGGAGCGGCGCTGGGGATAGCGCTGGCGGCAGGCGTGGTGGCGTCCGTCGCCGGAATCGTGTGCCCGGCCGGCCTGCGTACGAAACTGGTCGGTTTTGCTACGGCCGTCTGCGGCCTGGCCGCGGTGGTCGCCGGCATCGCCGCCGTCACGGGTCATGGTTTTTCGTTGTCGTTGCCGGGATTGCTGCCGCTGGCCGGAGTGCGGCTGGGGTTGGATCCGCTGGGTGGGTTGTTCGTCGCGGTGACCGGTGGGGTGGCGGTGGCGGCCGCGGTGTACGGGATCTCGTACGCCGGTCACGGGGTGGACGGCCGGCCGGTGCAGGCGGTTTTCCCGTTGTTCGTGGCCTCGATGCTGGTGGTGCCGGCGGCCGCGAACGTGAGCACGTTGCTGGTCTGCTGGGAGTTGATGGCGCTGACGTCGCTGCTCCTGGTGCTGGCCGAGCATCGGCTGCGGCCGAGCGTGGCGCGTGCGGGCCTTTGGTATGCGGTCATGACCCAGCTCGGCCTGGTCGCGATCCTGGCCGGCCTGATGGTGCTGGTCGGCCGCGCCGGCGACGACTCGTACGCGGCGCTGCGGGTCGCCGGCCGGCAGCTGCCGCCCACGCTGGCGGCGATTGTCTTTGTCGCGACGTTGGCCGGGTTCGGGTCGAAGGCGGGGATCGTGCCGCTGCACGCGTGGCTGCCGCGCGCGCATCCGGAGGCGCCGAGTCACGTGTCGGCGTTGATGTCGGCGGCGATGGTGAATCTCGGGGTGTACGGGATCGTGCGGGTCGGGGTGGATCTGCTCGGTGGCGGGCCGGCGTGGTGGTGGCTGGTGGTGCTCGTGCTGGGTGCGGTGTCGGCGGTGTACGGGATCCTGCAGGCCGCGGTGAGTACGGATGTGAAGCGGTTGCTGGGATATTCGACGACCGAGAACCTCGGCCTGGTGCTGGTCGGGGTCGGTGCGGCAGGCCTGTTCGCGGCGACCGGACATCGCGAGTTGGCCGGCTTGGCGATGGCGGCCGCGCTGCTGCACGTGGTGAACCATGCCGCGTTCAAGACGTTGTTGTTCCTGGCGGCCGGTTCGGTCGTACGCGCCGCCGGCACGCGTGATCTGGATGCTCTTGGCGGACTGCGAACCGGGATGCCGGTCACGACGGCGGCTTTCGGGTTGGGTGCGCTGGCCGCGTCGGCGTTGCCGCCGGGTACGGCGTTCGTGAGCGAATGGCTGCTGTTGCAGGCATTGATCCACGGCCTGCCGTCATCCGGCGTGGCCACCGCGATCATGCTGCCGGTCGCGGTCGCCGCGGTGGCGCTGACCGCCGGGTTGGCGGTGGCCACGTTCGTCAAGGCGTTCGGCGTCGGCTTCCTTGCCAAGCCTCGAAGTCCGGCCGCCGCGGCGGCCTCGGAGAGCCCGCCGAGCATGCTCGCCGGGATGGCGCTGGCCGGCATCGGCTGTGTCGTACTGGCGCTGGCACCGGGCCTCGTACTTCCCGCGTTGGGGCCGGTCGCGGCGCCGGCCGCCGGTGGCCTGCTGACCCTGCGGTTGGCTGCGGTGGCCGGCTCACTTTCCCCGTTTCTGCTGGCCATCGCGCTGCTCGCCGGTGCGCTCGCGGTGGTCGGCGCCGTACGGTCGCTGACCGGTTGGCGGGCGCAGCGTCATCGTCGGGTAGCCGCGCGGTTGTGGGATTGCGGTGGCGGACCGTTGTCGGCGCGGATGGAGTACACCGCGACCTCGTTCGCGGAGCCGTTGCAGCGGGTGTTCGACAACGTGCTGCGGCCCGAGGTGGACGTGGACGTCACCCACCACCTCGAATCCGCGTATTTGGTGCGAGCGGTGGAGTTCCGGCGGCGCGTGCCGGACCGGATCGAGCATCGGCTGTACGAGCCGGTCATCGCCGCCGTACGCGCGTGGGGACGGGCCGGCCGGCGGTTGGCGACCGGCAGCGTGCACCGCTATCTCGGCTACGGGTTCTACGCGGTGACCGGGCTGTTGATCGTCCTGGCGGTCACCCGATGA
- a CDS encoding NADH-quinone oxidoreductase subunit B family protein: MGRQTSVWGLWRKIRRTGRVAEPAPPPVEALPAAASLGGSVQVRHVDAGSCNGCEVEIGSAFGPVYDAERYGARLVASPRHADALLVTGPVTRNMAVPLRRTYEAVPAPKLVVAVGDCARNCGVFAGAYGVAGAVGDVVPVDVEVPGCPPRPEAITAALRQLTGR, translated from the coding sequence ATGGGGAGACAGACGAGCGTGTGGGGTTTGTGGCGCAAGATCCGCCGGACGGGACGGGTGGCCGAGCCGGCTCCACCACCTGTTGAGGCGTTGCCGGCCGCGGCGAGCCTCGGCGGGTCGGTGCAGGTACGGCACGTGGACGCCGGTTCCTGTAACGGGTGTGAGGTGGAGATCGGGTCGGCGTTCGGCCCGGTGTACGACGCCGAGCGGTACGGTGCGCGGCTGGTGGCGTCGCCGCGGCACGCGGATGCTCTGCTGGTGACCGGGCCGGTGACGCGCAACATGGCGGTGCCACTGCGGCGTACGTACGAGGCGGTGCCGGCTCCGAAACTGGTGGTCGCGGTTGGCGACTGCGCTCGCAACTGCGGGGTGTTCGCCGGCGCGTACGGTGTGGCCGGTGCGGTTGGTGACGTGGTGCCGGTCGATGTCGAGGTGCCGGGTTGTCCACCGCGGCCGGAGGCGATCACCGCTGCGTTGCGCCAGCTGACCGGTCGATGA
- a CDS encoding ArsR/SmtB family transcription factor, producing the protein MSRPLYQLKAEFFKTLGHPARIRVLELLSEREHAVAEMLPEVGIEAANLSQHLAVLRRAGLVVTRKEGATVFYSLTSAHVAELLAVARTILTTVLTGQVELLEDLRKPASGARK; encoded by the coding sequence ATGAGTAGGCCTCTGTACCAGCTGAAGGCGGAGTTTTTCAAGACGCTCGGACATCCGGCGCGGATCCGGGTGCTGGAGTTGCTCAGCGAGCGCGAGCACGCGGTCGCGGAGATGTTGCCGGAGGTGGGGATCGAGGCGGCGAACCTGTCGCAGCACCTGGCGGTGTTGCGGCGTGCCGGGCTGGTGGTGACGCGCAAGGAGGGTGCGACGGTTTTCTATTCGTTGACCAGTGCTCATGTCGCGGAGTTGCTGGCGGTGGCGCGGACGATCCTGACGACGGTGTTGACCGGTCAGGTGGAGCTGCTGGAGGACCTGCGCAAGCCGGCGTCCGGAGCGCGCAAGTAG
- a CDS encoding SDR family NAD(P)-dependent oxidoreductase has product MHIDLVSKTALVTGSTSGMGYATAKALAVAGARVVVHGSSDETVSGAVDRLRQDVPGSDVAGHSARLEDPDAVSDLIDAVPDVDILVSNAGPTHSTSVFDISLAEWRAQLDIYLTAGMLLGRHHLARMIDRGWGRMLFGAGLTCSYSPAAPSLDTMTAWLTCKSAMLGLSRGFAEIAAGRGVTVNSFVPGPTMTEEKYLSIDPPMDGTFEQFGRDYFTGPGSSSLLRRFLQPDEVANFIVFLASPQASGITGAALRVDGGIIRSIL; this is encoded by the coding sequence ATGCATATCGATTTGGTGTCGAAGACCGCACTGGTCACCGGGTCCACTTCGGGGATGGGCTACGCGACCGCGAAGGCACTGGCGGTGGCCGGTGCTCGCGTCGTCGTACACGGCAGCAGCGACGAGACCGTGAGCGGCGCGGTGGATCGCCTCCGACAGGACGTACCGGGCAGCGACGTCGCCGGGCACAGCGCGCGACTGGAGGATCCGGACGCGGTGTCCGATCTCATCGACGCGGTCCCGGACGTCGACATCCTGGTCAGCAACGCCGGTCCGACGCACTCGACGTCGGTGTTCGACATCAGCCTCGCCGAATGGCGCGCGCAGCTGGACATCTACCTCACGGCTGGCATGTTGTTGGGGCGGCACCATCTGGCCCGCATGATCGACCGCGGCTGGGGTCGGATGCTCTTCGGCGCCGGCCTGACCTGCAGCTACAGTCCGGCCGCGCCCTCGCTGGACACAATGACCGCCTGGCTCACCTGCAAGTCGGCAATGCTGGGCCTGTCCAGGGGGTTCGCCGAGATCGCCGCCGGGCGCGGCGTCACGGTCAACTCGTTCGTTCCCGGGCCGACCATGACCGAGGAGAAATACCTGTCGATCGATCCGCCGATGGATGGAACCTTCGAACAGTTCGGTCGCGACTACTTCACCGGGCCGGGATCCTCGTCGCTGCTGCGGAGGTTCCTCCAGCCCGACGAGGTCGCCAATTTCATCGTGTTTTTGGCCTCCCCACAGGCATCCGGGATCACCGGCGCGGCACTACGGGTCGACGGCGGCATCATCCGGTCGATCCTGTGA
- a CDS encoding ArsR/SmtB family transcription factor, protein MIGPDEHVGVIFAALADPTRRRLLELLEASPDSSATTLAARLPVTRQAVVQHLTVLGGAGLVASRKVGRQVLFTVQPYALGIAASWLTARTRAWQRSLQALKYAAETGKATASQDRPDDAAVDP, encoded by the coding sequence ATGATCGGTCCGGATGAGCACGTCGGCGTCATCTTCGCGGCGTTGGCGGACCCCACCCGGCGGCGTCTGCTGGAGTTGTTGGAGGCGAGCCCGGACTCCAGCGCGACGACACTGGCGGCGCGCCTGCCGGTGACCCGGCAGGCGGTCGTCCAGCATCTGACCGTGTTGGGCGGTGCCGGTCTGGTCGCCAGTCGCAAGGTCGGCCGGCAGGTGCTGTTCACCGTCCAGCCGTACGCGCTGGGGATCGCCGCGTCCTGGCTGACGGCGCGTACGCGGGCGTGGCAGCGCAGCCTGCAGGCGCTCAAGTACGCCGCCGAAACGGGGAAGGCGACTGCGTCACAGGATCGACCGGATGATGCCGCCGTCGACCCGTAG
- a CDS encoding SRPBCC domain-containing protein, translating to MDDAIEQTITIEAGLDRVWELVTEPGWWVPSDGAVVSTRAAGERVVRESAQWGRFIVEVARIRPRSYVAFRWASAFPGAEPVPGRSTLVEFFVTERPGGVEVRLVESGFTALDLPAQGRGSAREGNVGGWREQLAGLAARARA from the coding sequence GTGGACGACGCGATCGAGCAGACGATCACCATCGAGGCTGGGTTGGATCGGGTGTGGGAGTTGGTCACCGAGCCCGGTTGGTGGGTGCCGTCGGACGGTGCGGTCGTCAGTACGCGCGCGGCGGGGGAGCGGGTCGTGCGTGAGAGCGCGCAGTGGGGCCGGTTCATCGTCGAGGTGGCGCGGATCCGGCCGCGCAGCTATGTCGCGTTCCGTTGGGCGAGCGCCTTTCCCGGTGCGGAGCCGGTGCCGGGCCGGTCCACTTTGGTGGAGTTCTTCGTGACCGAACGCCCCGGTGGGGTCGAGGTTCGGTTGGTGGAGAGTGGTTTCACCGCGTTGGACCTGCCGGCGCAGGGGCGTGGTTCGGCTCGGGAGGGCAACGTCGGCGGGTGGCGGGAGCAACTGGCCGGTCTGGCCGCACGGGCGCGGGCGTAA
- a CDS encoding dihydrofolate reductase family protein, whose amino-acid sequence MRKLILGFYVSLDGKSADGDNGIRDVMMSIDDPEQEEYFVDQLWEAGAFLMGRNTYEAMAGFWPNSDHPSAKAMNEIPKVVFSRTLATADDWPETRIASGDTVEEIAKLKAEPGKDLVAAGGTAFMHSLIRLGVVDEYRLWVLPAATGKGAALFPELDQALRLRLVKSTAFSSGVLELRYVPN is encoded by the coding sequence ATGCGCAAGCTGATCCTGGGATTCTACGTCTCGCTCGACGGCAAGAGCGCCGACGGCGACAACGGAATCCGGGACGTCATGATGTCGATCGACGACCCCGAACAGGAGGAATACTTCGTCGACCAGCTGTGGGAGGCTGGCGCTTTCCTGATGGGCCGCAACACCTACGAGGCCATGGCCGGATTCTGGCCGAACAGCGACCATCCCTCGGCCAAGGCCATGAACGAGATCCCCAAGGTGGTGTTCTCCCGTACGCTCGCCACCGCCGACGACTGGCCCGAAACCAGGATCGCCAGCGGCGACACCGTCGAGGAGATCGCCAAGCTCAAGGCCGAGCCAGGTAAGGACCTGGTCGCCGCCGGCGGCACCGCGTTCATGCACTCACTGATCAGGCTCGGCGTGGTCGACGAATACCGCCTGTGGGTGCTCCCCGCCGCCACCGGCAAAGGCGCGGCACTGTTCCCGGAACTGGACCAGGCCCTGCGGCTGCGTCTGGTGAAAAGCACCGCCTTCTCCAGCGGGGTCCTCGAGCTGCGCTATGTGCCGAACTGA
- a CDS encoding ester cyclase has translation MSSPLTPGEVVDAIIAGRARGDLDTSLQYVAETSIDQGEVFTRQDWRTKWERIVAGVPDWQITLENSVETGEWVCNRYTISGTHTGDFFGRPPTGRRFRINAMDMVRVRDGQLIEHWAFGDSF, from the coding sequence ATGAGCAGTCCTCTCACTCCCGGCGAGGTGGTCGACGCGATCATCGCCGGCCGGGCGCGAGGAGACCTGGACACCTCGCTCCAGTACGTCGCCGAGACCTCGATCGACCAGGGTGAGGTATTCACCCGGCAGGACTGGCGGACGAAATGGGAACGCATCGTCGCCGGCGTCCCGGATTGGCAGATCACCCTGGAGAACAGCGTCGAAACCGGCGAATGGGTGTGCAACCGCTACACGATCAGCGGCACGCACACCGGTGACTTCTTCGGCCGGCCACCGACCGGCCGGCGGTTTCGGATCAACGCCATGGACATGGTCCGAGTACGCGACGGACAGCTGATCGAACACTGGGCCTTCGGCGACTCGTTCTGA
- a CDS encoding TetR/AcrR family transcriptional regulator, giving the protein MPRRDAQRNYERLLTEGEVAFDRDGVGASLDDIAKAASVGNATLYRHFPSRAAILEAIYGERVRTLPAVAASLVTDGDPGAALVTWLRTVISLLNGSRGLREAFEAATMADSELRHIEWPQIVRAAAKPLLANAQAAGVIRPDLTTAELITLLTAIAKAATPADAKRCLTLLIDGLGA; this is encoded by the coding sequence ATGCCGCGTCGCGACGCGCAACGCAACTACGAACGGCTGCTGACCGAAGGGGAGGTCGCCTTTGACCGGGACGGTGTGGGTGCCTCGCTCGACGACATCGCGAAAGCGGCGTCGGTCGGTAACGCGACCCTCTACCGGCACTTTCCCAGCCGAGCGGCCATCCTGGAGGCGATCTACGGCGAGCGGGTGAGAACCTTGCCCGCGGTGGCCGCGTCGCTGGTCACGGACGGCGACCCGGGCGCTGCCCTGGTGACCTGGTTGCGGACGGTCATCTCGCTCCTCAACGGCAGCCGCGGGCTCCGCGAGGCATTCGAAGCCGCGACGATGGCTGACTCCGAGCTTCGGCACATCGAATGGCCCCAGATCGTACGCGCCGCCGCCAAACCGCTGCTGGCCAACGCGCAGGCCGCCGGCGTCATCCGACCGGACCTGACCACAGCAGAACTGATCACGTTGCTCACCGCCATCGCCAAAGCCGCCACCCCCGCCGACGCCAAGCGCTGCCTCACCCTGCTGATCGACGGCCTCGGCGCCTAA
- a CDS encoding ArsR/SmtB family transcription factor: MGLWLVNADVLAGSRFRISALAETVATLNVLMGRRPNRPGQLAHVSQLRAAFQRRMADDPVGRAFLAWGFRPAWLVDFLCVPPTEQEQTFDEELDRIRGATPAALLADLMADTAAAHDPTLHVPDLDVPDLPDRIAEVMEWVWTTAVKPDWQRRKRAFDADTIARIRRLSTGGWAAALDDMRPNMRWLGEGRLQINAYDYPPQDLADGSLLFIPITGAHGWVGWRLPHLYSVVYPCTGLLAGDTPTAPHALRRLIGPARATLLSQLGNPMSTTQLVSATGFTLGAVGNHLKILLDAQLVRRRRAGRSVLYYRTPDGDRLIAATTNDSHTTDVPSR; the protein is encoded by the coding sequence GTGGGGCTGTGGCTAGTCAACGCGGACGTCCTGGCCGGCAGCAGATTCCGGATATCAGCGCTGGCCGAGACGGTCGCGACGTTGAACGTGTTGATGGGCCGGCGGCCCAACCGCCCGGGTCAACTGGCTCACGTCAGTCAGTTGCGGGCGGCGTTCCAGCGGCGGATGGCCGACGATCCGGTCGGCCGCGCGTTCCTGGCCTGGGGCTTCCGGCCGGCGTGGTTGGTCGACTTCCTCTGTGTGCCACCGACCGAGCAGGAGCAGACCTTCGACGAAGAGCTCGACCGCATCCGCGGCGCCACACCGGCCGCACTACTAGCCGACCTGATGGCCGACACGGCCGCCGCCCACGACCCGACATTGCACGTACCAGACCTGGACGTACCGGACCTGCCAGACCGGATCGCCGAGGTGATGGAGTGGGTGTGGACCACCGCCGTCAAACCGGACTGGCAACGCCGCAAACGCGCCTTCGACGCGGACACGATCGCACGCATCCGCCGGCTGAGCACCGGCGGCTGGGCCGCCGCGCTGGACGACATGCGACCCAACATGCGCTGGCTCGGTGAGGGACGACTGCAGATCAACGCGTACGACTATCCACCCCAAGATCTCGCCGACGGCTCGCTGCTGTTCATCCCCATCACCGGCGCACACGGCTGGGTCGGCTGGCGCCTGCCGCACCTGTACTCGGTGGTCTACCCGTGCACCGGTCTGCTGGCCGGCGACACACCGACCGCACCACATGCCCTACGCCGGCTCATCGGCCCAGCACGCGCGACACTGCTCAGCCAACTGGGCAACCCAATGAGCACCACACAACTGGTCTCAGCGACCGGCTTCACTCTCGGCGCCGTCGGCAACCACCTCAAAATCCTCCTGGACGCCCAACTCGTACGCCGCCGCCGCGCCGGCCGATCCGTCCTCTACTACCGCACACCCGACGGCGACCGTCTCATCGCCGCAACCACCAACGACTCTCACACCACCGACGTCCCGTCCCGATGA
- a CDS encoding MFS transporter, which translates to MRTYRELFRTPEFTALFGGSCAQVAASTLTGIALATLVYDRTDSPLLAALAMFGPSFANLIGATTLLSVADRVPSRAAMTLIACASAVAGVVLAAPGMPLPAMFAVIFVLGLVGSLGAGVQYGLLGEIVPRRGYVLGRSALNVAVGVMQLAGFALGGVVLAVMSARAALVLGAALAIGAALVFRLALAARPARASGRPSVAITWHVNRELLSTRARRAVYLSMWIPNGLVVGCEALFVPYAPQSAAALFVAAALGMLLGDIAAGRFLSPAIRRWSVTPLRFLLAVPYLLFAVPLSVPVAAVAVAVAATGFASTLLLQERLVALTSERIRGHALGLHATGMKIMQAVGATVAGLLAQWLPTGTTMAVLAVASIAVTAALGPGLRLSQPDRASNADQRKTSVKQQELSAP; encoded by the coding sequence ATGCGCACGTACCGAGAGTTGTTCCGCACACCGGAGTTCACCGCCTTGTTCGGCGGGTCGTGCGCGCAGGTCGCCGCGTCGACGCTGACCGGCATCGCATTGGCCACGTTGGTGTACGACCGCACCGACTCTCCATTGCTGGCGGCGTTGGCGATGTTCGGACCGTCCTTCGCGAACCTGATCGGCGCGACCACGCTGCTGTCGGTGGCCGACCGTGTGCCGTCGCGGGCGGCGATGACACTGATCGCCTGCGCGTCGGCGGTGGCTGGCGTGGTCCTCGCGGCGCCGGGCATGCCACTGCCGGCGATGTTCGCGGTGATCTTCGTACTGGGCCTGGTCGGCTCGCTGGGTGCTGGTGTCCAGTACGGGCTGCTTGGCGAGATCGTCCCGCGGCGGGGCTACGTGCTGGGCCGGTCCGCGCTCAACGTCGCCGTCGGCGTGATGCAGCTGGCGGGTTTCGCGTTGGGCGGTGTCGTCCTTGCGGTGATGTCGGCGCGCGCGGCGTTGGTCCTCGGTGCGGCGCTGGCGATCGGCGCGGCACTGGTCTTCCGGCTGGCTCTTGCCGCTCGGCCGGCACGCGCGTCGGGGCGACCGTCGGTCGCGATCACCTGGCACGTCAATCGCGAACTCCTGTCCACCCGCGCTCGCCGAGCCGTCTACCTGTCGATGTGGATCCCCAACGGCCTGGTCGTGGGATGCGAGGCACTGTTCGTGCCGTACGCGCCACAATCAGCCGCGGCTCTGTTCGTAGCCGCGGCGCTGGGAATGCTGCTCGGCGACATCGCCGCCGGCCGATTCCTGTCACCGGCCATACGGCGCTGGTCGGTCACGCCGTTGCGTTTTCTGCTGGCGGTCCCGTACCTGCTGTTCGCGGTGCCGTTGAGCGTGCCGGTCGCCGCCGTGGCCGTCGCCGTCGCCGCCACCGGATTCGCCTCCACGCTGCTGCTGCAGGAACGGCTGGTCGCGCTGACCAGCGAGCGCATCCGCGGGCACGCGCTGGGCCTGCACGCGACCGGCATGAAGATCATGCAAGCCGTCGGCGCGACCGTCGCCGGCCTGCTCGCCCAGTGGCTGCCCACCGGCACGACCATGGCCGTCCTGGCCGTGGCATCGATCGCCGTCACCGCGGCACTCGGTCCCGGTCTGCGGCTGTCCCAACCCGACCGAGCCAGCAACGCAGACCAACGGAAAACATCAGTGAAACAACAAGAACTCTCCGCGCCATAA
- a CDS encoding pyridoxamine 5'-phosphate oxidase family protein — protein sequence MKGTTVQPNDVTEILNRPLSQELLDRDLTRLAYVATDGTPRSIPIGFTWNGTHIVMCTATNAPKLPSLRANPMVALTIDTEVHPPKILLIRGRAELDAVDGVPDEYLQMNGALQMTQEQRVEWEAGVKALYNGMVRIVVTPTWAKLIDFETTLPTAVEQLIQQQQQRQHT from the coding sequence ATGAAAGGAACGACCGTGCAACCCAACGATGTCACCGAGATCCTCAACAGGCCGCTCAGCCAGGAACTGTTGGATCGCGACCTGACCCGCCTGGCATACGTCGCCACGGACGGCACACCACGCAGCATCCCGATCGGTTTCACCTGGAACGGCACGCACATCGTCATGTGCACCGCAACCAACGCGCCCAAACTACCAAGCCTGCGCGCCAACCCCATGGTCGCCCTCACCATCGACACCGAAGTGCACCCACCCAAAATCCTGCTCATCCGCGGCCGAGCCGAACTCGACGCCGTCGACGGCGTCCCCGACGAATACCTGCAAATGAACGGCGCACTCCAGATGACCCAAGAACAACGCGTGGAATGGGAAGCCGGCGTCAAAGCGCTCTACAACGGCATGGTCCGAATCGTGGTAACACCCACCTGGGCCAAACTCATCGACTTCGAAACCACCCTCCCCACCGCCGTCGAACAACTGATCCAGCAACAACAACAGCGCCAGCACACCTAA
- a CDS encoding MFS transporter, with protein sequence MTGTTGIGVRLSGVAVALLAVAAGGAIANDYALQPALAAIAADLGAPLALIALVAAAAMAGYLLGLILLVPLVDRVGARTLITSQLLALGAALVAAAAAPGAGTLIGCFVAIGAATTVAAQASAIVGKYSGPTRRAYRMGAVSAGISAGILLSRFVGGLLTDELGWRAALLVFAAFAVVCAIAAAPLLPAQVPERRVGYLNSLQSLPALLRDSHGLRRSTAAGMLWFFAFNVVWVGLVICLAAPPYGQSSAAIGLYSLAGVLGLAVTRLAGRLADRYGTRVVMTTALTTAALSALALTITLGQPGWSAVTLALFDAGCFAAQVANQARVVAIDPERSGALNAAYLTCYYAAGATGTAIAGTLAANAGWPAVTLTVTAAVSAAAILTRTR encoded by the coding sequence GTGACCGGAACGACCGGCATTGGTGTGCGGCTGTCCGGCGTCGCGGTTGCGCTGCTCGCGGTCGCCGCCGGCGGCGCGATTGCCAACGACTACGCCTTGCAGCCGGCACTGGCCGCGATCGCCGCTGACCTGGGGGCGCCGCTGGCGCTGATCGCTCTCGTCGCCGCGGCCGCCATGGCCGGCTATCTGCTCGGATTGATACTGCTGGTTCCACTCGTGGACCGCGTCGGCGCCAGGACCCTGATCACCTCGCAACTGCTCGCACTAGGCGCCGCGCTGGTCGCGGCAGCGGCGGCGCCGGGGGCGGGTACGCTCATCGGCTGTTTCGTTGCCATCGGAGCCGCGACCACGGTGGCGGCGCAAGCCAGCGCGATCGTCGGGAAATACTCCGGCCCCACCCGCCGGGCCTATCGTATGGGTGCGGTGTCGGCGGGCATCTCGGCCGGGATTCTGCTGAGCCGGTTCGTCGGAGGACTGCTCACCGACGAGCTCGGGTGGCGCGCCGCACTGCTGGTGTTTGCCGCCTTCGCTGTTGTCTGCGCCATTGCCGCGGCGCCGTTGCTGCCGGCGCAGGTCCCTGAACGTCGAGTTGGTTATCTCAACTCGCTCCAGTCCCTGCCCGCACTGCTGCGCGACAGCCACGGCCTGCGCCGATCGACGGCAGCCGGGATGCTGTGGTTCTTCGCGTTCAACGTCGTCTGGGTCGGCCTGGTCATCTGCTTGGCCGCGCCGCCGTACGGTCAGAGTTCCGCCGCGATCGGCCTGTACAGCCTCGCGGGCGTCCTCGGCCTGGCCGTAACACGGCTCGCGGGACGTCTCGCCGACCGCTATGGCACCCGTGTGGTCATGACGACGGCGCTCACGACGGCGGCACTGTCCGCGCTCGCCCTGACAATCACACTCGGCCAACCCGGCTGGAGCGCCGTCACGCTCGCCCTCTTCGACGCGGGATGCTTCGCCGCCCAAGTCGCCAACCAAGCCCGCGTCGTCGCGATCGACCCCGAACGATCCGGCGCACTCAACGCCGCCTACCTCACCTGCTACTACGCCGCCGGAGCGACCGGGACCGCCATCGCCGGCACCCTCGCGGCAAACGCCGGATGGCCGGCCGTCACCCTGACCGTCACCGCAGCCGTCAGCGCAGCGGCGATCCTGACCAGAACCCGATGA
- a CDS encoding RidA family protein yields MRSGRVRRLISSGSPWESTFGYSRGVITGDTMFVSATAGDGEDVYAQTRDALATIEKVLTENGFRMGDVVQSRLAVADFDHWQDAARAHGEVYSEIRPAFALVHVLPFVDEAILVEVEAVAVRAGA; encoded by the coding sequence GTGAGGAGTGGGCGGGTGCGCAGGCTCATCAGCAGCGGGTCACCGTGGGAGTCGACCTTCGGATACTCACGCGGCGTGATCACCGGGGACACCATGTTCGTCTCCGCCACGGCCGGTGACGGCGAGGACGTGTACGCCCAGACGCGCGACGCGTTGGCGACGATCGAGAAAGTCCTGACAGAGAACGGGTTTCGCATGGGCGATGTGGTGCAGAGTCGGCTCGCGGTGGCCGATTTCGACCATTGGCAGGATGCTGCTCGCGCTCACGGCGAGGTCTACAGCGAGATCCGTCCCGCGTTTGCGCTGGTGCACGTACTCCCATTCGTCGACGAGGCGATCCTCGTCGAGGTCGAGGCGGTGGCTGTCCGGGCCGGAGCGTGA